Genomic window (Fibrobacter sp. UWB2):
TTGAGATTATTCGTCCAAAACGCAAAAGCAGAAAGCAGACGTGGCGTTGTTCTCACTTGCAAAGAAAAGCTCGTACATTATTACGCCAAAATTGGTTTTATCGATGAAGGTATTTCGGCAGATTCGACTCACGGAAACGTTGTCTGGAATCAAATGCGACTGACGTTTTAACAAAGAGAGGTAAACATGTCAAATATCCACCATTCTATTACAGAACTTATTGGGCATACACCGCTTCTTGAACTACACCATTTCGAAAAGAACCACAACGCCCATGGCCATATCTTGGCAAAGCTCGAATATTTCAATGCTACAGGTTCTGTCAAGGATCGCGCCGCCCTCAGCATGATTGAAGCTGCCGAACGCGAAGGGAAACTGAAACCGGGTGGAGAAATCGTTGACCTCACGAGTGGAAACACAGGCATTGCTCTTGCCGCCATCGCAGCCGCAAAAGGGTACAAAGTCACTATTTTCTTTGAATCCGGCGGTTCCAAGGAACGCATTCAAGTTATCAAGACTTATGGCGCGCAGCTTTTCGATTACAAAGATATTCCCGAATTGAAAAAAGCTCTTGAAGACGGCACGATTTGCGACAACATCGTTATCGAGGCCATCACAAAGTACACCAAAGAGCACAACGCATTTTTCATCAACCAATGCGAAAACGAATACAATCCCCTAGCCCATTACAACACGACAGGCCCTGAAATCTGGGAAGATACCGATGGCAAAGTAGATTTCGTTGTTTCGATGGCAGGCACAGGCGGAACACTGAACGGGCTTTCAAAATATTTCCGCGAAAAGAATCCGAATGTTAAAATCATCGGTGTGCAAGCGACTCCGGACTCCCGCTATTTCACGCCAGAAGCCGAAAAGAATGGCGTTATCGACGGCGTCGCACCATTTGCAAATGTCGCAGAACCTCCTACGTTCTTGACGGATTCCTCAATTTACGATGAATACATCGAAGTTTCTACATTGCAGGCAAAAGCTGTAGCGCACGAACTTGCCGAACACGAAGGGCTTTTCCTGGGCACATCAAGTGCAGCAGGCGTTTACGCAGCCTCAATTGTCGCAGCGCGTCCTGAAAATAAAGACAAGAACATCATCGTTATTACAGCCGATAACGGGTTCAAATATCTTTCCACAAAAGTTTATGCTTTGAATAAGTAAGACTCATCGCATAAAACTCCTAATGCTCCTTCTCGCTAATGCGGGGAAGGAGTTTTTTATAAGTTCCGATAACATAAATCAATACGTATAATTGCGAGCGATAGCACCCAATACTTAAACAAAATTAGAATAAAATAATTTTAAATTATTTTGTTTTTTTCAATTGACAAAACTCTTTGACTGCGCAAAAGCGCTTTTTACTTTTAATCCGACATTAAAAAACAAAACAAACAAGGAGTTTATCAATGAATATCAATGCAAAAAAAATTATTTCCGTTATTGCCCTTGCCACTGTCAGTTCATTTGCTGAATGGGATTATTACACTGTTCTCGACGAACATCAGGGTCAAGCACGAATCAAGGCAAACTATTGGTACAACGGAGATTTCCATTCCACATCTTTTGACTTGAATGCCCGCTATACAGTCGTCAAAGGATTAGAATTGAGCCTCACCGGTCTCGGCTACCAGCTTTTTGCCGATCCGAATGACAAAACAAAAGAAGGTGACGGATTCAAGGACTTTAGCGTGGGTGCAAAATACGCATTCAATCCCAACTTCTCCGCTTTCTTAGACGCCAACATTCCCGCCGGAAAAAAAGAAATTTCCAGCCAGGAATTTAGCCTCAAGGGCGGTGTTCAATGGTTCTTGCCCATCTCCGAACAGTTCGGTATCGGTAATGAATTTGGCTTAACCGTTCCTTTCAAGCATAATGGAGTCCAACGCGGTCTCGTTGCTGATTATGGTTTTGAATTCTATTACGCATTCAGCTCCGGTGTTACTCCGTTTACAGGCTTTGTATTTACGAGCCAGTTGACAGATTCAAAGAACGAAGACAAATCCGAATCCGGAACAGGAGCTTCCAACATTTCTTTCTGGGCCGGAATTTCTTACAACGTTAACAAGAACGTCAATCTGACGCTTTACACCGATGTTGAATACGCTGCTCATGGCGCTTATCAATCCGGCTACATTTTCCAAACAACATTCAGCTTCTAAAAAGGAGGCCGCAATAATGAATTTTAAACACCTCATTAAAACAACACTTATAAGCGCTCTGCTTTTCGGAGCAAGCGCTTTCGCCGAAATTAAAACAGTTCGAATCGCACATTACACAGGAGTGTTGTGCAGTGCTCCGGTTCATACCGCATGGCTCAAAGGATTTTTCGACGAAGAATTCAAAAAGATTGGGCAAAAATACGAAATGGTACCGATTGCCGAAGGTTCCGGTTCCGTCAACGACTTGATTGTCGCTGGGAAAGCGGACGCAGGTAATGAACTTCTCGCCACTGAACTTCAGCCTATCCAAAACGGACTCCCGATTATCTTTGTAACAGGCGTACACACAGGCTGCACCAAGTTCTACGTCACAAAGCAATCGACCATCAAAAAACTCAAGGACCTGAAAGGGCGCAAAAGCAAAATTGGCGTCATTGGATTGTCAGACAGTTCGATTATGACATTCAAGCGAAAACTCCGTGACCTTGGCGTTGTCGCCGATGGCCCCGAAGCGGATATCGAATTCGTTGTCTATGGCGCAAGCGACTTGCCATTGGCACTCCAAAAGGGAGCCGTGGACATTATCGCCCTTCACGATCCGACCGCTACAACAGCCGAAGAAGAATACGGTTTCCGTAAGCTTCTGGACACCGCCACCGATCCGAAATTTGCCGTAGAATACTGCTGCATCGCATTCGTGAGCCTCAAACTTTGGAAAGAAAATCCAGAAGGTGCAGCCGCATTCACACGTGCAGTCGCTCGCGGTTCCGCATTCATCAACGCTAACCCGCGTGAAGCAGCAAGACTCCAGCTTGCAAAGGACATCGTCCCCGGAAGCGAAGATTTCAACACCAAACTGCTTGAAAGCTACACCCACATTCCATCCCGCAAAGCAACGATTCGCACATTCAGAACCGTCGCCACGGAACTCCAAAAAACGGGCGTACTCAAGAAAAAGTTGAACATCGAAAAGTTCATCACAAGCCACTTTGCCAATTTTGCGTCTAAGGGGATTCACGTTCCTGACGGTTACAAGTACGATAAGGATACAGGCACATTTACAGAAACGACCGAAGAACCGAAAACCTTAGCGAAAAATATCGTTGAGAACTAAAAAGTAGGAGCGCAACTAGGTTTATATAACCATAGCCTATAGCGCCCAATATACGAACAAAATTAGAACAAAGTATTTTTGAATTATTTTGTTTTTCCACCTTTAAAACATCTTTGATTTAGAAAAAGTGATTTATACCTTTTCACAATCAAAAATAGGGAATTAAAAATGAATTTACGAAGCATCATTAAGACTACGCTCATAAGCGCCCTCCTCCTCGGAACAAGCGCTTTTGCCGATTTCAAACCAGTCCGAATCGCACACTATACTGGTGTGTTGTGTAGTGCCCCGGTTCATGTCGCTTGGCTCAAAGGTTACTTTGACGAGGAATTCAAAAAGATTGGTCAGAAATTCGAAATGGTTCCTGTTGATGCCGGAAAGAATTCTGTGAACGAGCTCATCGTCGCAGGCAAAGTCGATGCAGGGAACGACTTGCTCGCCACCGAACTTCAGCCCATTCAAAACGGGCTCCCTATCGTCTTTGTCACCGGTGTTCATACGGGTTGCACCAAGTATTACGTCACCAAGAAATCAACGATTCAAAAGTTGGAAGACCTGAAGGGACGTAAAACCAAGGTAGGCGTTATCGGTTTATCCGATAGTTCCGTGATGTCGTTCAGACGCAAGCTTCGCGATCTAGGTATCGTCGCAGACGGCCCGGAAGCGGATGTCGAATTCATCGTCTATGGCGCAAGCGACTTGCCGATTGCCCTTGAAAAAGGTGCCGTTGACATCATCGCCCTTCATGATCCAACCGCAGCAACCGCCGAAAAAGAATATGGCTTGCGCAAGTTGCTCGACACCGCAATCGATCCGAAATTTGCCGTAGAATACTGCTGCGTCGCATTCGTGACACTCAAGCTCTGGAAGGAAAATCCGGAAGGTGCAGCCGCTTACACGCGCGCTGTCGCTCGCGGATCCGCATTCGTGAACAGCAATCCGCGCGAAGCCGCAAGACTCCAGCTCTCGAAGGATGTCGTTTCTGGCAGTGAAGAATTCAACGCCCAGTTGCTCGAAAGCTACGGTCACATTCCGTCTCGCAAGGCCGCGCTCCGCACGTTCAATATCGTTGCTGCAGAGCTTCAAAAGACGGGAGTCTTGAAGAAAAAATTGAACATCGAAAAGTTCGTCAAGAGTCACTTTGCAGACTTCGAATCAAAGGGTATCAAAATTCCGGATGGCTACTCCTATGATAAGGCCACCGATAAATTCACAGAAAATTTCGAAGAACCGAAA
Coding sequences:
- a CDS encoding ABC transporter substrate-binding protein; amino-acid sequence: MNFKHLIKTTLISALLFGASAFAEIKTVRIAHYTGVLCSAPVHTAWLKGFFDEEFKKIGQKYEMVPIAEGSGSVNDLIVAGKADAGNELLATELQPIQNGLPIIFVTGVHTGCTKFYVTKQSTIKKLKDLKGRKSKIGVIGLSDSSIMTFKRKLRDLGVVADGPEADIEFVVYGASDLPLALQKGAVDIIALHDPTATTAEEEYGFRKLLDTATDPKFAVEYCCIAFVSLKLWKENPEGAAAFTRAVARGSAFINANPREAARLQLAKDIVPGSEDFNTKLLESYTHIPSRKATIRTFRTVATELQKTGVLKKKLNIEKFITSHFANFASKGIHVPDGYKYDKDTGTFTETTEEPKTLAKNIVEN
- a CDS encoding PLP-dependent cysteine synthase family protein, giving the protein MSNIHHSITELIGHTPLLELHHFEKNHNAHGHILAKLEYFNATGSVKDRAALSMIEAAEREGKLKPGGEIVDLTSGNTGIALAAIAAAKGYKVTIFFESGGSKERIQVIKTYGAQLFDYKDIPELKKALEDGTICDNIVIEAITKYTKEHNAFFINQCENEYNPLAHYNTTGPEIWEDTDGKVDFVVSMAGTGGTLNGLSKYFREKNPNVKIIGVQATPDSRYFTPEAEKNGVIDGVAPFANVAEPPTFLTDSSIYDEYIEVSTLQAKAVAHELAEHEGLFLGTSSAAGVYAASIVAARPENKDKNIIVITADNGFKYLSTKVYALNK
- a CDS encoding ABC transporter substrate-binding protein, yielding MNLRSIIKTTLISALLLGTSAFADFKPVRIAHYTGVLCSAPVHVAWLKGYFDEEFKKIGQKFEMVPVDAGKNSVNELIVAGKVDAGNDLLATELQPIQNGLPIVFVTGVHTGCTKYYVTKKSTIQKLEDLKGRKTKVGVIGLSDSSVMSFRRKLRDLGIVADGPEADVEFIVYGASDLPIALEKGAVDIIALHDPTAATAEKEYGLRKLLDTAIDPKFAVEYCCVAFVTLKLWKENPEGAAAYTRAVARGSAFVNSNPREAARLQLSKDVVSGSEEFNAQLLESYGHIPSRKAALRTFNIVAAELQKTGVLKKKLNIEKFVKSHFADFESKGIKIPDGYSYDKATDKFTENFEEPKSLVKNI